The region CAGTTAACTTTCCCATTACTACCTTCTAGGCTGAGGTTTGGAATCACAGAGAAATGTAGATACAGTTTGCTCCCTACTTTGAAGAAAGTagcgcacacaaacaaatgtttgGTTTCTGGAATGGTCGAAATTCCAACGCACTAGATAGTGTAGCAACTGAAAGGAAGATATTTGTTAGTTTCGTTAAACAGCACAATTCTTTTCTGCACTTAAGAGTGGTTTCTAGTAGCAAATTGCAACACTAGCGAGTAATGGCTGCTGAAAATGGGGCTTTGCAACCACATGTAAAGATTGAAAATTGTACTTTTTGACATGATTACAATGTCTTGGCTGTATTTCTTAAAATCAATTTAATGGGACCTTGGTGAATAAAAGTATCACATTTCTCAACTTTTGAACGATACTGTATAGAATGGATTTGGAATATTATACAGCATTATTTAGGTAGGTCAACCAACCCTTATCTGTGTTACACTAATGTCCATTAACTTCATCCTTTGACTAAAATAATAAGTCAATAGAACAATAAAAGTCAAAATGTTATTGACTTGCTTGACAAAGGAAAAccaaaagtttttttatttttttattatatcaaacacccatattatgtgaaaaagtaattgccttCTTAAACTTATTAAcaggttgcaccacctttattatttgtatttatttaattacacaaatgtatcTATTTTATCCATCTCAACCACAGCTAGCTTAATCTTCTCTATCTGAACTATCTTCCTCAGATTCACTTTGTATGGAGTCATGAGATTCAAAATTCCCAAAATTCCAGGAAAATTGCTCAGAATTTCAGAAAGTTCCTGGAAAATTCCCTCCGTTTTCAACTCCCACTGAACCCCGATACATTTACATGTCATTTTGGTTAACACTCTGATCCATAGTAACTAGTTTAGATCTAGCTGACCATTCTACTGCACTGGTACCCTGCTAGCTCCGGTTTGGCAGCAGTTGTTGGTAACCCTGGTGGGCGTGTGGCTCAGGTGTGTGGGAGGGTGAGTATACCTGGTCGCACAGGGACTGGAAGAAGGAGGCCACGAGCTCGCCGCAGTGCTGCTGGTGCAGGTTGCTGTCTGTAGGGGGCAGCAGCAGGGACACAAGGCAGGGAAAGAGCTCGGCCAGCTTCTCGTCCCCACGGCTGGCCCCGCTCAGCAGGTGCAGGGCGGCCACCTTGCAGGCCCGGTGGGAGGCCAGGGAGTCCAGCAGGGCGAGGAGCCGTGCCGTCTGGCCCGAATACGTCCGCTCCTTCCCCTCGGGCGGCCTGCGGGAGAGCAGGGCCACAGCGCCGGGTGAGTCAAAAGTCCCAAAAACGCTGTGCACATGACTAGACTGGGTTTCTAACCTGCGGTAGTAGAATGGCTGTAATGGGTGTCAGTGTGGCATGTATGTCATGTgggtcagtgtatgtgtgtatgtgtgtgcgcatgtgtgtaaatgtgtgtgtgtgcgcgtgtgagtccTGCTGGTtagtgtgtaaatgtgcgtgtgtgtgtgcgtgtgtgtgtgcgtgtgcatctgcgggtgtgtgtatgtgtgtgtgtgtatgtgtgtgtgtgtgtgtgtgtgcgtgtgtgtgtgtgggtgtgtgcgggtgtgtgagtCCTGCGGGtcagtgtgtaaatgtgcgtgtgtgtgcgcgtgtgtgtgtgtgcgtgtgtgcgcgcgtgtgtgtgggtgtgtgtgtgcgcgtatgtgtgtgtgtgtgtgtgtgtgcgcgtgtgtgtgtgtacatgtgtgtgtgtgtggggggggggggtgtatgtgtgtgtgcgtgtgcgtgtgtctgtaatgtgtgtgtgcgtgtctgtaacgggtgtgtgagcacatgcgtgtctgtaatgtgtgtgtgtgcacgtgtcttacggctgcagctcctccagcagCAGGTCCAGCAGGGTGCTCATGATGAGCAGGGCGGTGGGCGAGGCCAGGTCGCTCAGCTGCACGCACACGCGCCGCAGCATGGCCAGCAGGGGGTGGCAGCTGGTGCCGCTGACCGAGCGCATGATGTCCTGCAGCACGCGGGCCTGCCCGTGCAGGTGCATGCTCCACAGCTTCCGCGTGTTCAACGCCACCGCCACATCCTGCGCCGCGATCACCTGCAAACAGGAGCGCCAACACAACATGGCACATAAACAAGACTTAGCAGGGGTTTACAAATCCATGAGGTTGATGGGCAACCAAGAACCAAGACCaatagcagaagaccaatgagtctcatcagtacctaataaagtggtccctGACAGTATAGCATATTCTATGCAATGGGTCTGGGTTGGGATTAGCACTATTTCTGGAATctccatttcaattcatttcctgCATTGACTGAATACGATTGAAATAGACCTCAACCACGCAATGTGTACCAACTTAAAATACATCTAATTTTCATATTTGAGTGATAACACAAATTGTATCTACATGTTCATTAACAGCTGTGCTTGACAGGTCAGGttacctcctctccactcattcacattcacagtGGCAAAAATCATTAAATTTACTGAAAATCTCAATGTTTTTAACCTCTCATTGGCTATGTTCATTCTCAATTTTTGTGAGTGACAACCGTATTCATTTTCAAGAGTGAATgctgttctgtactgtacacactgctgtatGGTATGGTAACACGAGTCAGTCCCCTAATGAGATCCCGGGACAGGTGTAAATATCGTCTGTAACCTTAACAACGTTTAGTACAGAGCAATATGGTGACTTCGATGGCATATTGGAACCGATGGGGTTGACAACCGGATTTAGCTGCAGTGTGAATGTAGCCATTATTTCTCAGGGTGAAGTTTACACCTGAGGCAGTGAGCTCTCATTGTTGCTCTGAGTGAAGGTTACACCTGCAGCAGAGATCTCTCATTGTTGCTCTGAGTGAAGGTTACACCTGCAGCAGAGATCTCTCATTGTTGCTCTGAGTGAAGGTTACACCTGCAGCAGAGATCTCTCATTGTTGCTCAGAGTGAAGTTTACACCAGTAGCAGTGAGCTCTCATTGTTGCTCAGAGTGAAGTTTACACCTGTAACAGTGACCTAGTGAAGGGTCCAGGCCTACCTGTGTGGTCTGCaggggcagcgggagtggcagGAGCTCGGAGAGGAGGGCCAGCCCGGAGAAGAAGCCCTCGGGGGCCTTGAGCACGGAGGAGAGCACCTCCTTCAGCATCAGGGACCAGGTGTTGTTGGCCAGCGTCTCCTCGGTGTCGGTCACCTGCTCGTTGACGCCCTGCGTGAAGGTGAGCAGGATGTCCACCACGTGGTTCTGCACGCGCTGCTCGTCGGGGTCCAGGCGGCCCGAGGGCGGGGCCGAGCACAGGATCATGTGCAGGGCCACCAGGGCGGAGGGCACGCGCGTGTCCTTGAACTGGAAGGCCCCGCCGCGCAGCAGCTCCGTCAGCATGCAGCGGAGGAGCTGCAGCGTGCCGCAGGCGGCCGACAGCACCATCACCCGCTGCAGCGTGGGGCCCGCGCTGCCGTGGAGCCGCCAGGGCTGAAGCAGCAGCGCCGTCAGCTTCTGCAGCACCTTCACCAGCGTGTCCAGGCCCTCGGCCGAGAACAGCTGGATCACCGCCAGGTTCCACTTCAGGTCCTTCTGGTGGCCTGCGGGCAGGCCACGCGCAGAGGTCACGCttaacacgcatgcacacgcatgcacatgtgcatacacacacacatacacacacacacacactcatgcatacatacacacacaaacactcactcatacatacatacccacacacacaccactcatacacaatcacacactcatgcatacacgcacgcacgcacgcacgcacgcacgcacgcacgcacgcacgcacgcacgcacgcacgcacgcacgcacgcacacacacacacacatacatacccacacatacaccactcacacacaatcacacactcatgcatggatacagacacatacaacatgcacacacagaagtCACACTTAACCATAATTTATCCAGGTAGGTCAACAATGAACTCGCTTTATCAGccaacatagacacacacacacacacttaccattCACATGATCTCATGAGTTCTCATTCTACATAAATGCAGGTCATATATTACCCATACACATTGGCCACATAATGTTGACATAAATCACCGTCACCATAGTCATAAGTCACTTTTCAAAAGGCCTAATGAtagattatatattatataaaggCCTTCTGAATAACTGCACTATAGGCCTAAGTCTTTACAAAAAGAGACAAGTATGTGCACCATTAACAGCAGCTGAACAGTGAACAGAGCTCTTCAGAAATTCCGGGACACTGCTCATTTTAAGAAACATTAGAACATTAGAAGAGCCCTTTGGGGCGGGGTGGAGGTACCTTCGGCGGAGTGGGGTGGGCAGGCGATATGGCAGAGGACTCGGAGCGCAGTGATGAGCCCCGCACCTTCTTGAGTTATCAAGTTCTCCATATTCTGGGGACACAaatattgctttgttttgttttgtgctgcTATGAATTCCTAATGTACTGGAACACAActaaaaaaacagttcaaaaaAACAGTGCAAGTTCAGTCATCATTAATAGTGACTCCCCAAAAGAGTGCATTAAAATCCAGTGAAACCTGCGTGCCAGTCAAAGatgaggacaaatgttgattgagtTCAGACCACAGTGTACTTTGGCTGCATTAAATATCTGAAAATTTAATTACTACTGGCAGTGCAAAGGCTTAACAGCTTTCATGTTCTGGAGAGTTCAGGCATTAAACTGAACAGGCTTGCTCTGCAGAGAAAAATGAACTGCAGAAAAGAGTAGTGATGCTCCAGGCAACCTAATGAACAGGGCTCGGATCACTGTATGTTCTGAAGCTTGTAGCAGCATGCTGTAATCTGACTGGCTGCACTGGCTGCAGGGCATTTTGGGACCTCTGTACGCATCCCAATAATTCAAAGGTATGATGTTAACGTGGAGAGACGGCAAGTCATTTGACTGCTGTGAGCTACTATAACCCAAGCCAGTGTGGGGGCTTAATTCTCATGACCTTAAAGGAGAGGGCGGTTCAGGCCTGCCTGAGGTTTCACTCACCTGTTTGATGTAGTCGATCAGACTGGGGATGCAGTTTATCTCAAAACGCAGCTTCTCCAGGGGCTCGAGCCATTTGCTGAGCTCTGAAAGATGGAAGCACACACCTGCCTCAGTAAGGCTGGACTGACGCCACGCCAGATTACGCCAAAATCCCTTTTTTCTGGTGATTTACACTCAGCAATATCAAAACCTCGTGTGTGTTATTATTACCAAAGGGGACAGATCTCCTAATCACATGCTCCCTTAAATCCTGATCCAACAGTAGGGTTAGATTTTTTAAAGGATGTCCATTGGTTTAACCAATAAAACACAGGAATGAGGTTTAAAACTATGCAACGCCAGTGTTTTCCTGACTTGCATGTTTGTGACCTTCAAAGTCCTTCTGGGTTCCAATAAAACATTCTTATATATCTAACAGAAAAGCTGATAGTGTGTTGGCAAGGTTATATTGTTTCCAAAAATCCTGGCTCCTGAAGCAAAGAGGTGTCATTGTGCCACACAATGTGTGGACGTAAATATAAAGCTGAGATTAATGGTGAGAAAATAAACCACACAAGCagcacatatttcatttagagaaattaaaggaaaacaccaacttTTTGGGAAACGTACCTTTTTTCCGTcagacttagacgagatgttcgattttattttcatttttgcgcattcactggctcagtttccatgtcagcataacgtgttagcttagcataaagacttgaagcctataggagtttGTAGCCTACCACCTTCAAAGTGaataaatacaccttacagcaacttatttacacaaggcatcatgtgtatttgaaatacgtTCGGGAAATGCTTCAAAATGCATTACTACaactgctgggtggctcatcctgtcaAGGCAATGATCTAGTGTATGGATGGGTCCCAcagtctgatttaaaaaaacagggtAGTGTATTGTAAAGAAAGTTTTGTTCACAGTCATATTGTATACATTCTCAATGCAAGAGATTTTTGAATTACTAATAGGAGCCACTGTTGAAAAATGTCAGTAAATGGAAAGGAGACATGTGagcatgtaaatatttttttaaagatctaTAGGGTGCCTCCCATCATAATGATGTTCACTTGTGCTCACCCAAGCGTAATTAACCTGGGAAAAGAAGAACACTGTGCTACGCCCCTGACAAGGACATGAACTGTAATgtatgttgggttttttttgtttggcctATTGTGTGGTTGAAAtcacaaaaaatgtatgtggGCGGTCCGCATTGCTCATGGCTTTAAAGTCTTCCGAGACATCAGTACCAGTGCCATAATCATTTGTATGGGCGTGGGCGCTTTTAATCCAATGTAACAAAACATTGACTAgcagatataataataattttgtcaaGTTGATGCTGTCAAGGCAGTTATGTACACCTTtccccagcacagtctcaagtAGAAAGACATGAGAAACAccaggcaggggagggggggtgaggaatGCATTGAAGGGGCAGGCCTCATAATTCACAAGCGCTGCTGGTCACAAGCCCAACTGACACGGGGAAAACGCGTTTACCCTGCAGCTTGGCGTTGTTCTCATCGGCCTTGCAGATGGCACTCAGCGGCACGGCGTAGTGCTCCATCATCCGCAGGTCGCTCGACGACTGCACCACCAGCAGGACCAGCATGCAGGCGTAGTTGTAGGTCACCGACTTTCGGGCCTTCGCCTCCCTGGTGTGGCAAGACAGACAGGAGAGCGGGGCAGCGGCTTAGACAGAGGAAGAGCCAATATGAAACTCTGTAGGAAGGCACAACGGCGGTGCTCAGTGATAAGCATGAGACCTAGATAAGTGCCGGAATGGATTGAGAGAGGATTTCGAAGCCTGCCTGCTGAGATCCATCTACTTGGTGTGTGATGGTGCATTTGACTAAATACCACCTGGGGCGGGTCTTTTCATAACACATAAGCATTCACATTGACTTAAAGCAGAAGTTAAATAGACGCTTACATGAGTGTGTTAAAAAAGGttgacagtgattttaaaaaaggaaagagcGAGCTCTATCTTTCAGTTGCTAGAGGTATGCAGATCAGTTAGCTCTCTCAATGGTGGATTAACGAGACCTTAGAGACAAGCCTGGGAGACGTTGACTGATTGAAGCAATTATCTAAACAAAAGCCTATAGTCAAATCTTCCATTGAGAGTAATACTTTTTCTATTCTGCAGTTTGTACGCCAGAAGTGATGAAGAAGTACGATTTTCATATGACACTGCTACTGAAGTGACAGCCTGCTAGGCAGagttacttttttatttatattcatatatgtTTATTGTAAACACATTAAAGATTTGGCATGTCACAGTTTCCGCGGTAATACCTTTCTGCTTGCTAAAAGTAGCACAGGCATGGCAGTTGATGCAAAGCccattttgttcttgtttttggtGGTGTGAGGTCCAGTAATCCTAGCTCATATCAAGAGCACACGTATGGAATTAACCATTACTGCACCCGCATAAAAGTAAGCAAATTGGCTGTCACTCTCAATTAGATGGATgatacagggacacacacacacacacacacacacacacacacacacacacacacacacacacacacacacacacacacacacacacacacacacacacacacacacacacacacacacacacacacacacacacacacacacacacacacacacacacgtggacacACAAAGTGAGAGGGGTCCACCACGGCGTACACAGGACtcacccctgcccctccttgGAGTAGTGCTCCATGAGCGTGAGCAGGCAGGAGAAGTTGTGCTCCAGGCTGAAGACGTGCGAGACGGCGGCGCGGCCGGTGGAGCTGAAGGTGATGAGGTAGAGGGCGTGCAGGGTCCCCAGCACCTCAGCGCTGTCGCCCTCCTCCAGGCCCCCTGGGGCCCCGCAGTGCGTCAGCAGCTCGGCCACGCCCTGCAGAGCGTGCAGCACCTGCATCAGCCACACGGCGAAACCGTCCTCCCCAGGGGCGTCGCCCGGCCCGCCGGCTCCGCCCGGCCCCACCACGGGCTCCGCCTCCGTGTCGGCCTCCGATATCTGCGTTAGCACGCGCACCAGCAGGTTGGTGGCCTCGTGCTCGGacatgaggaagaggaggccctgCTGGGTCTGGGCCAGGAAACGCAGCAGGTCCTTCACCGCCTGCAGGATGCTGGGGTGGGCGCTGGCCGCGGGCGTGGACAGCACCACCGTTAGAGACTCCAAGAAGtgccgtgtgtgcatgtacctgGAGAGGAGAGGCCACACGTTAAGGGCGTTCACAACAAACCAATGCTGCTTTAAGACGCAATCAGCCAATAAGAGGACAATGACAGctcaaatttgttattttttgttaccCAAAGGGTAAAGGACAGAACTCCCATCAAGAAACACTATGTGGGACCAGAGTTGCATTCAACTACTAGTTTGTAACCCTAGTACGTAACAGTATACCACAACAATAATGATCAAATGCATAGATGTGTTAGTAAACAGCCGAATTCCAGAGGCTGCGTAACATCACTAGACCCTGCAAGACCTTGCAGCTGATTGACCGTCTTCTCAATACCCAACAGATAACAGTGGCGACATTTTTTTTAGAACAGGATGCGTCTCCTGGAGCACCACCAGGGCTGATAAGGCACAGGTCGGAGGACATGCGACCCCTCACCTGAAGAGGACGGGGTAGGGGTCATCCCTCTCCAGGGGCCCGGTGATGCGTGCAGTAGTGGGGAAGGACTTGACCGGAGGCTGGACCATGGTGTTTGGAGCCGTCTCCAGCAGGTGGAGGAGTTCGTCCAGCACGCCGGCCATCTTCTCCAGCTCGCCCTCGCTGATGTCCGCGGAGGCCAGCAGGTGCTCCATGTCCATGGGGCTCTCgggctccgcctcctcctccttcccagCCTTCTCCTGCCCCGGCTCAGACTCCGGGTCCGCCTCCATCGCAGGGGCGGCGTTCCCCGCGGAACCTCCCGGAAGCCTCTCGGCCCAGAGCCCGGCCGTCTTCTGCAGGTCGGTCAGGACCTCGTAGAAGTGCCCCTTCTGGACGATGGCGGTTCCGGCGGTGACCACCCGCACGGTCTGGTCCAGGAGGATCAGCTCAACCAGCCGCCGGTACGCGCTCTTCTCCGGCCCCTCCACTGTGGTCGTGGCGCCCAGGAAGGACTCCATGCCCTCCGACATGCTGATGAGCGAGTCGAGCGAGCGAAGCGTGTTGAGCTTCAGGGACGAGGACACGTGCTCGGCGAACAGGAGCTCCAGGAGCCGGCCCACCACCCCGCCCTCGAGCAGGGCGGCCGCCGCCCGGGAGCCGCACTCCGCCAGAGCCGAGGCCAGCTTGGCCCCCGCCTTCAGCTGCCGTACGTTGAGAGCGATGGGCTGGGAGAGGGCCACCTGCAGGCAGAGCGCCTGGGCGGCCCAGTCCACCAGCTGCCTCAGCGGGGCCTCGTCCTCCTGCTTGGCGGCCAGGTAGCTAAGCGCCTTCACCATCAGGGGCGGGGCCTCCTCCAGAGCAGTCACCCACTTGGCCCCCCGGTCCTCCCTGTAGGCCTCCAGGAGCTCCGTCAGCTTGGCGGCCGACTCGCTCCCGGCCTCGTCGCGGAGCTCCGAGTCCTTCAGCTTGCTCACCTCCAGCTCCAGTTTAGTCCTGTAGGGGGCACTGAAGTAGAGCAGCGGCCGGATCTCGCGCTCATAGGGGTCGTACTGCACAGTGGGCACGGCCGCCAGGTCCTCCGGCGTGTAGTCGATGTCGAAGCTGGGGAGCTTGAAGCTGCCGTTCTCCAAGTCCTCCTCGTCGCTGGAGATCTGCTCATAGCCATCGTCTCCTGCAACAGCCAGTTTAAACTGCTTCAGAAATAgccaaaaagcaaaaacaatttAAACTGAAAACGCTTTTCGTCTTCTGCTCAGCCcaaagcatatacacacacagaataagaTAACTGGCTGCATGCATGACTACTCGTAGTGCGTCTATAGGCTACTTGCTATTAGCAACAGAAAATCACAGGTGTTACGACGGAAAAGGATACAGCACAACTCCACTACAAGAGCGTAAAGTAGAAGAGCGCACTGCCAGGGGGAGCTggaactgcatgctgggatgcccCCGGACGCAGGAGAGAGACGGTAAGAGGCCTGGCTGCACTCCCATCCCCTCCCCTGGCCCCGTCCCCCTACC is a window of Conger conger chromosome 1, fConCon1.1, whole genome shotgun sequence DNA encoding:
- the virma gene encoding protein virilizer homolog translates to MRTSKMAGDSSMELLFLDTFKHQSAELTNVDVVRFPCGVLITEVRVIPPGIKAHSSLPDSRAFGETSPHAFQLDLFFNNVTKPSAPVFDRLGSLEYDENKSIIFRPNGKVNTDGLVLRGWYTSLTVAVYGTAERSHGHDRDSPPPPPPPPPQQQPNLKRNIKHEWEKEDQYNGSPPRPQPRGPRTPPGPPPPDDDEEEAVPVTVGTEKEEGTEGRDDYLEPISPERSSLPPEEPYSDEAEPEEEGEEEEEGGPEEEEDEEDVRTEGSLVEDEEDEDEDEEEGEEEDEDEGEGDDGYEQISSDEEDLENGSFKLPSFDIDYTPEDLAAVPTVQYDPYEREIRPLLYFSAPYRTKLELEVSKLKDSELRDEAGSESAAKLTELLEAYREDRGAKWVTALEEAPPLMVKALSYLAAKQEDEAPLRQLVDWAAQALCLQVALSQPIALNVRQLKAGAKLASALAECGSRAAAALLEGGVVGRLLELLFAEHVSSSLKLNTLRSLDSLISMSEGMESFLGATTTVEGPEKSAYRRLVELILLDQTVRVVTAGTAIVQKGHFYEVLTDLQKTAGLWAERLPGGSAGNAAPAMEADPESEPGQEKAGKEEEAEPESPMDMEHLLASADISEGELEKMAGVLDELLHLLETAPNTMVQPPVKSFPTTARITGPLERDDPYPVLFRYMHTRHFLESLTVVLSTPAASAHPSILQAVKDLLRFLAQTQQGLLFLMSEHEATNLLVRVLTQISEADTEAEPVVGPGGAGGPGDAPGEDGFAVWLMQVLHALQGVAELLTHCGAPGGLEEGDSAEVLGTLHALYLITFSSTGRAAVSHVFSLEHNFSCLLTLMEHYSKEGQGEAKARKSVTYNYACMLVLLVVQSSSDLRMMEHYAVPLSAICKADENNAKLQELSKWLEPLEKLRFEINCIPSLIDYIKQNMENLITQEGAGLITALRVLCHIACPPHSAEGHQKDLKWNLAVIQLFSAEGLDTLVKVLQKLTALLLQPWRLHGSAGPTLQRVMVLSAACGTLQLLRCMLTELLRGGAFQFKDTRVPSALVALHMILCSAPPSGRLDPDEQRVQNHVVDILLTFTQGVNEQVTDTEETLANNTWSLMLKEVLSSVLKAPEGFFSGLALLSELLPLPLPLQTTQVIAAQDVAVALNTRKLWSMHLHGQARVLQDIMRSVSGTSCHPLLAMLRRVCVQLSDLASPTALLIMSTLLDLLLEELQPPPEGKERTYSGQTARLLALLDSLASHRACKVAALHLLSGASRGDEKLAELFPCLVSLLLPPTDSNLHQQHCGELVASFFQSLCDQDIALMVSTSSDSALSEAEQLANALPSREMLSAVCDAMLEVLGNPDSSYTLVLTCIRTMMFLTEHEYGFFHLKSALKKHGLAVCALLRRVIFAFNKESAELVSALLDFLRQILNTDSLGCCGDEGPSPMEVDCSAPSRSLALSAADMKQLLQWKDDSLEHPLPELEKQIAEYSKEEESLETLLENVVGLRQMLESAGDTPPLPEQEVEPTLPAPDSLQAQFNHRTVYVLTDVFDDQLKALWFSPFQSEDIDTDLDMVKVDLVGLAEECCPDLDLKAELERSFLTEPSSPGHTKAPKGFKLGKHKHETFITSSGKSEYVEPAKRAHTMPLPRGRGRGAFGQLCRPHDIFRQRKQNTSRPPSMHVDDFVAAEFKDIGPPVGLLQPKRVPKGSPKVPTRGLFTGNRGGRGAFHSQTRFFTPPAPKGVLLSGNYNRREGGRGSSWNAQVTPVTHRGTYSEARGGQSNFARGPLPSRQPPAGGYRLAPRDRAPRGRGTGLSWLSGGGAGGGGGGGGGGGGSRGKFSSGGSGGGRGRHVRSFTR